Proteins found in one Xenopus laevis strain J_2021 chromosome 1L, Xenopus_laevis_v10.1, whole genome shotgun sequence genomic segment:
- the ran.L gene encoding GTP-binding nuclear protein Ran gives MAAQGEPQVQFKLVLVGDGGTGKTTFVKRHLTGEFEKKYVATLGVEVHPLVFHTNRGPIKFNVWDTAGQEKFGGLRDGYYIQAQCAIIMFDVTSRVTYKNVPNWHRDLVRVCENIPIVLCGNKVDIKDRKVKAKSIVFHRKKNLQYYDISAKSNYNFEKPFLWLARKLIGDPNLEFVAMPALAPPEVVMDPALAAQYEQDLQNAQATALPDEDDDL, from the exons ATGGCAGCCCAAGGAGAACCTCAAGTGCAGTTTAag cttgTTCTGGTTGGAGATGGTGGTACCGGTAAAACAACCTTTGTGAAACGTCACTTGACTGgtgaatttgaaaagaaatatgTAG CCACACTTGGTGTTGAAGTTCATCCTCTGGTTTTCCATACTAACAGAGGCCCGATCAAATTTAATGTGTGGGATACAGCTGGTCAAGAAAAGTTTGGTGGTCTCAGAGATGGGTATTATATCCAGG CCCAGTGTGCCATTATCATGTTTGATGTAACATCAAGAGTCACATACAAGAATGTACCGAACTGGCATAGAGATCTTGTACGAGTGTGTGAAAACATCCCAATAGTCTTGTGTGGTAACAAGGTGGACATAAAGGACAGAAAAGTTAAAGCCAAATCAATTGTCTTCCACAGGAAGAAGAATCTGCAG TACTATGATATTTCTGCAAAAAGTAACTACAATTTCGAGAAGCCCTTCCTTTGGCTTGCAAGAAAACTTATAGGTGACCCCAATCTTGAGTTTGTAGCCATGCCAGCCCTTGCCCCACCAGAGGTTGTAATGGATCCCGCATTGGCAGCACAGTATGAGCAGGATTTACAG aatgctcaggccacTGCACTGCCAGATGAAGATGATGATCTGTGA